One genomic segment of Accipiter gentilis chromosome 29, bAccGen1.1, whole genome shotgun sequence includes these proteins:
- the LOC126052355 gene encoding LOW QUALITY PROTEIN: acidic mammalian chitinase-like (The sequence of the model RefSeq protein was modified relative to this genomic sequence to represent the inferred CDS: inserted 1 base in 1 codon; substituted 1 base at 1 genomic stop codon), translated as MAKLTLLTGLVLLLNAXMGTASVLSCYFTSWAQYRPGLRSFMPDNIDPCLCTHLLYAFAGMSNSEITTYEWNNETLYKSFNSLKNHNQNPSDTAIGAPTSGPGPAGPYTKQAGVLAYYKVSANVLDSGATQAWDGPQDVPCAYKDNEWVCYDNIKSSNIKVRSVKKNNFGGAMXWALDLDDFTGTFCKEGKYPLITSLKKGLGLQKGKCVPPPQPSPLVTEAPCTTGGIGSGSGGSGVSDFCAGKANGIYVEPTNKSIFYNCINGKTSVQSCDDSLIFDTSCSCCNWP; from the exons ATGGCCAAGCTCACTTTGCTTAC aggtctGGTCCTCCTCCTGAACGCCTAGATGG GCACTGCGTCTGTGCTGTCATGTTACTTCACCAGCTGGGCCCAATATAGACCTGGCCTGAGAAGTTTCATGCCAGACAACATTGACCCATGCCTGTGCACTCACCTGCTATATGCCTTTGCTGGGATGTCTAACAGTGAGATCACAACTTACGAATGGAACAACGAGACCCTTTACAAATCCTTCAACAGCCTGAAGAACCACAAT CAAAACCCATCTGACACTGCTATTGGGGCACCTACATCAGGACCTGGGCCAGCTGGACCTTACACTAAGCAGGCTGGGGTTTTGGCTTACTACAAGGT ATCTGCAAATGTTCTGGACTCTGGAGCCACCCAGGCCTGGGATGGCCCCCAGGATGTGCCCTGTGCCTACAAGGACAACGAATGGGTTTGCTATGACAACATCAAGAGCTCCAACATCAAGGTACGGTCGG tgaagaagaacaattttgGAGGTGCTA GTTGGGCCCTTGATCTGGATGACTTCACTGGCACTTTCTGCAAAGAAGGCAAATATCCCCTGATCACCAGTCTGAAGAAGGGTCTTGGTCTCCAAAAGGGCA AGTGTGTACCTCCACCTCAGCCCAGTCCTCTAGTCACTGAAGCTCCTTGTACTACAGGTGGAATTGGAAGTGGGAGCGGGGGCTCTGGTGTTAGTGACTTCTGTGCTGGCAAGGCCAATGGCATCTATGTAGAGCCAACCAACAAGAGCATCTTCTACAACTGCATTAATGGCAAAACCTCTGTGCAGAGCTGTGATGACAGTCTCATCTTTGATaccagctgctcctgctgcaacTGGCCATGA
- the PIFO gene encoding protein pitchfork, with translation MAAEWELRDVQKRISFGSCQERKMFPLHHAPDRLGIQLIAIRGDPLLGPGRYLSQERSSLRYSLENKPLSKKGYVIGARTAQRFIPEPQTVTPSPATYQSFWMKERKCQPAYAPFSIKTPRFPDKPSDKEFFPGPGTYKADKQLHKKITWPMKFGSPDWSLVPMPAKRMLKMEVQKLTIDREFRKHRDRVAYLSLYYS, from the exons atggcaGCAGAGTGGGAGCTGAGAG ATGTGCAGAAGCGGATCTCATTTGGGTCATGTCAAGAGCGGAAAATGTTCCCTCTCCACCATGCCCCAGACAGGCTGGGAATCCAGCTGATAGCTATCAGGGGAGACCCTTTGCTCGGGCCAGGCCGTTACCTGAGTCAAGAG AGAAGCAGCCTCAGATACTCTTTGGAAAACAAACCACTGAGCAAGAAAGGCTATGTGATAGGAGCAAGAACAGCCCAGCGTTTCATACCAGAGCCACAG ACTGTGACTCCCAGCCCAGCAACGTACCAGTCATTCTggatgaaagagagaaaatgccaGCCTGCCTATGCTCCATTTTCCATTAAGACACCACGATTTCCAGATAAGCCTTCAGATAAAGAATTTTTCCCTGG ACCTGGAACTTACAAAGCAGACAAGCAATTACACAAAAAAATCACTTGGCCGATGAAGTTTGGCTCTCCAGACTGGTCTTTAGTGCCAATGCCAGCAAAGAGGATGCTAAAAATGGAGGTACAGAAG CTGACCATAGACAGAGAATTCAGGAAACACCGGGACCGAGTGGCCTACCTGAGTTTATATTACAGCTGA
- the TAF8 gene encoding transcription initiation factor TFIID subunit 8, whose protein sequence is MRKALYGSKMADTASGGSGTRSGSKHATTPADNYYLARRRTLQVVVSSLLTEAGFESAEKAAVETLTEMLQSYISEIGRSAKSYCEHTARTQPTLSDIVVTLVEMGFNVETLPAYAKRSQRMVITAPPVTNQPVTPKALTAGQNKPHPSHIPGHFPEFPDPHTYIKTPTYREPVSDYQVLREKAASQRRDVERALTRFMAKTGETQSLFKDDVSTFPLIAARPFTVPYLTALLPSELEMQQMEETDSSEQDDQTDTENLPLHMSTDDSGPEKENASVLQQNTSLSGSRNGEENVIDNPYLRPVKKPKIRRKK, encoded by the exons ATGCGCAAAGCTCTATATGGCTCCAAGATGGCTGACACAGCGTCCGGTGGTTCCGGCACG AGGTCGGGCAGCAAGCATGCAACCACGCCGGCGGATAACTACTACCTGGCTCGGAGGAGGACTCTGCAAGTGGTGGTCAGCTCCTTGCTGACCGAAGCCGGCTTCGAGAGCGCTGAAAAGGCCGCGGTGGAGACGCTGACAGAGATGTTACAAAGCT aTATTTCTGAAATTGGAAGGAGTGCAAAGTCCTACTGTGAACATACAGCCAGAACACAGCCTACGCTCTCTGATATAGTGGTTACTCTGGTGGAAATGG gGTTCAATGTTGAAACGCTTCCTGCATATGCCAAGCGCTCCCAGAGGATGGTCATCACTGCCC ctCCTGTGACAAACCAGCCAGTGACTCCCAAAGCCCTGACAGCTGGACAGAACAAGCCACATCCGTCCCACATTCCTGGGCATTTCCCTGAGTTTCCAGATCCTCACACTTACATCAAGACACCA ACATACCGGGAGCCAGTATCTGATTATCAAGTCCTACGGGAAAAGGCAGCATCTCAACGGCGCGATGTAGAAAGAGCTCTCACACGTTTCATGGCTAAGACAGGAGAAACGCAGAGTCTCTTCAAAGATGATGTTAGCACATTCCCAT TGATTGCTGCCAGGCCTTTCACTGTACCCTACCTGACAGCTCTTCTCCCCTCTGAGCTGGAAATGCAGCAAATGGAAGAAACGGATTCATCAGAGCAAGACGACCAGACAGACACTGAGAACCTCCCCCTGCACATGAGCACG GATGATTCAGGACCTGAAAAGGAGAACGCTTCAGTGTTACAGCAGAACACCTCCCTGTCAGGCAGTCGGAACGGGGAAGAAAATGTGATAGACAATCCCTACCTCCGGCCAGTGAAAAAGCCCAAGATCCGCAGAAAGAAGTGA